A genomic stretch from Candidatus Dormiibacterota bacterium includes:
- a CDS encoding L,D-transpeptidase: MNRTSEELEMAATQPTRNHSFRLGRTLAMLGIALALVTGVFAARAAASLAQPGPDYGWAGSPLAAAPSDTSPVPTPDPTLTPDPTLAPTPTPAPTPTPDPRQTGKVIVVSIAQQRLVAYQDGAAVLTSNVATGMPALPTPTGTFHIMSKSSPYKFVSPWPRGNQYWYPTEWVSYAMLFADDGYFLHDAPWRTVWGAGANLTHGSHGCINVPKAAMATLYGWATDGTTVIVE; this comes from the coding sequence ATGAACCGCACATCGGAGGAACTCGAAATGGCCGCTACGCAACCGACCCGCAATCATTCGTTTCGTCTCGGACGCACATTGGCGATGCTGGGCATCGCGCTGGCATTGGTCACGGGTGTCTTCGCCGCCCGGGCGGCGGCGTCGCTCGCCCAACCCGGCCCCGACTATGGGTGGGCCGGGTCTCCGCTGGCGGCCGCCCCGTCGGACACGTCGCCCGTCCCCACGCCGGATCCGACGCTAACGCCGGACCCGACTTTGGCGCCGACGCCGACGCCGGCGCCCACACCAACGCCGGATCCTCGGCAAACCGGAAAGGTGATCGTCGTTTCGATCGCCCAGCAGCGGCTGGTCGCGTACCAGGACGGCGCGGCCGTGCTCACCTCGAACGTGGCAACCGGCATGCCGGCCCTTCCTACGCCGACCGGCACCTTCCACATCATGAGCAAGTCGTCGCCGTACAAGTTCGTCTCGCCCTGGCCGCGCGGTAACCAGTACTGGTACCCGACCGAGTGGGTCTCCTACGCGATGCTCTTCGCCGATGACGGCTACTTCCTACACGACGCGCCCTGGCGGACTGTATGGGGCGCCGGCGCAAACCTGACCCACGGGAGCCACGGCTGCATCAACGTTCCGAAAGCGGCGATGGCCACCCTGTACGGCTGGGCGACCGACGGCACGACCGTGATCGTCGAATAA
- a CDS encoding C39 family peptidase → MKEVNSTRKRSIFNRPRRIALAAGVLVAGFLAGGWFAYALPNQPSTRTVLADTGATPTPVSTPVATPTPDATPAPTVVPTVVPTVAPTDPPVVRPPQTTFTIAVPVIRQTMVLDCETAALQMGLATYGYYYSQDTLFARENADLRAPVMGPNHTVLQWGDPYTNFVGNVNGSDWTPTGYGVYYPVILKMARDIGLTNAYGGEGMSAATIYDALSTGHAVEVWIETNWTRPGVGTWTAWDGRKIRYSYAEHAVTLSGVSPNQVRVNDPLHGTQYWVSKATFETSWADFNNMAVVF, encoded by the coding sequence ATGAAAGAAGTCAACTCGACTCGCAAGCGATCGATATTCAACCGGCCCCGGCGGATCGCCTTGGCCGCTGGCGTATTGGTAGCCGGCTTCCTGGCCGGCGGCTGGTTCGCCTACGCGCTGCCGAATCAGCCGAGCACCCGCACGGTGCTGGCGGATACGGGCGCCACGCCGACGCCCGTCAGCACACCTGTCGCCACGCCGACACCTGACGCGACCCCGGCCCCGACGGTGGTCCCGACCGTAGTGCCGACTGTTGCACCGACGGACCCGCCCGTGGTTCGGCCGCCGCAGACGACCTTCACGATCGCGGTGCCGGTCATCCGCCAAACGATGGTGCTGGACTGCGAGACGGCCGCGCTCCAAATGGGGCTGGCGACCTACGGCTATTACTACAGCCAGGACACGCTGTTCGCCCGCGAGAATGCGGACCTGCGGGCGCCCGTGATGGGACCCAACCACACCGTTCTGCAGTGGGGCGATCCGTACACGAACTTCGTCGGCAACGTCAACGGCAGCGACTGGACCCCGACTGGTTACGGCGTCTACTACCCGGTCATCCTCAAGATGGCGCGCGACATCGGCCTGACGAACGCCTATGGCGGCGAGGGAATGTCCGCGGCGACGATCTACGATGCGCTCTCCACCGGACACGCCGTCGAGGTCTGGATCGAAACCAACTGGACCCGCCCCGGCGTCGGGACATGGACAGCATGGGACGGCCGAAAGATTCGCTACTCGTACGCCGAGCACGCGGTGACGTTGAGCGGTGTCTCACCCAACCAGGTTCGCGTCAACGACCCGCTGCACGGCACGCAGTACTGGGTCAGCAAGGCGACCTTCGAAACCTCATGGGCCGACTTCAACAACATGGCGGTGGTGTTCTGA
- a CDS encoding peptidoglycan bridge formation glycyltransferase FemA/FemB family protein: protein MIATHTIGAGTLVACTDPVIWDAFVSAASDGSILQSWAWGELKARYGWEPTRYLWTREGRVRGAISVLRKQLPGGLAMHYAPRGPVLNKQFAEWPLLWDQLRRRLALQGGTVLKVDPEWPDQGQYVLQFTGARPTHSIQHEATALVDLRGGEGVFERMSASARRNMRQAARAGVIVQSSVQLDALDRFYQMLAATADRQEFTIRPRSYYRDLFQAFGDSARVYLATNQGVTIAGSVIVNYGDRLIYLFSGSSDEGRRLKAPYLIQQHVIRDGQALGCRTYDLWGIPIDPQSGDPGWGYAHFKAMLGGVPVTFAGSWDLPVKRPLAAAYHLAERVLARPAVAV from the coding sequence ATGATCGCCACCCACACGATCGGTGCAGGCACGCTGGTTGCCTGCACCGACCCCGTCATCTGGGACGCCTTCGTGTCGGCCGCCAGCGACGGCTCGATCCTCCAGTCCTGGGCCTGGGGCGAGTTAAAGGCCCGGTACGGTTGGGAGCCGACCCGATACCTCTGGACTCGTGAGGGCCGGGTGCGCGGTGCCATCTCGGTACTCCGCAAGCAACTCCCTGGCGGTCTTGCGATGCACTACGCGCCGCGTGGGCCTGTCCTCAACAAACAATTTGCTGAGTGGCCACTGCTCTGGGATCAGCTACGGCGCCGGTTGGCCTTGCAAGGTGGCACGGTTCTCAAGGTTGACCCGGAGTGGCCCGATCAGGGTCAGTACGTTCTGCAATTTACTGGCGCTCGACCCACCCATTCGATTCAGCATGAGGCGACCGCCCTGGTCGATCTGCGCGGTGGGGAAGGGGTGTTCGAGCGGATGAGCGCCTCAGCGCGGCGCAACATGCGACAGGCGGCGCGCGCCGGCGTCATCGTCCAATCCAGCGTTCAGCTCGATGCGCTCGACCGCTTCTACCAGATGCTCGCGGCCACCGCGGACCGGCAGGAGTTCACCATCCGCCCGCGCAGCTACTATCGCGACCTCTTTCAGGCCTTTGGAGATTCGGCCCGCGTCTATCTCGCCACCAACCAAGGGGTCACCATCGCCGGCAGCGTGATCGTGAACTACGGCGACCGCCTCATCTATCTATTCAGTGGGAGCAGCGACGAGGGCCGCCGCCTGAAGGCGCCCTACCTCATTCAGCAACATGTCATCCGGGATGGCCAGGCGCTCGGCTGCCGAACCTACGACCTCTGGGGCATCCCGATCGACCCGCAGTCCGGAGATCCGGGGTGGGGTTACGCGCACTTCAAGGCGATGCTGGGTGGCGTCCCCGTCACGTTTGCCGGCTCCTGGGACCTTCCCGTGAAGCGGCCCCTGGCCGCGGCCTACCATCTCGCGGAGCGCGTCCTCGCCCGGCCGGCGGTGGCGGTGTAG
- a CDS encoding RNA polymerase sigma factor yields MAGEQTTLLRDAVAGDERAFDALIGPLVDPGYKLAVSILENREEAEDAVQEATIKAWRNLHQLKDASVAKSWFFTIVANQCRSVRRSRWWSVVKLAAPEQPKSGPEDEAVQRTDLERALRTLSPDDRLALYLRYYMDLPLNEVASVLGVSETAAKSRIHRAAQGLRPAVDVPEGVT; encoded by the coding sequence ATGGCTGGGGAGCAAACCACCTTATTACGCGATGCCGTCGCGGGCGATGAACGCGCCTTCGATGCGCTCATTGGTCCTTTGGTGGACCCCGGCTACAAGCTGGCCGTCAGCATCCTCGAAAACCGCGAAGAGGCCGAAGACGCCGTGCAGGAGGCGACCATCAAGGCCTGGCGCAACCTTCACCAGCTCAAGGACGCGAGCGTGGCCAAGTCCTGGTTCTTCACGATCGTCGCGAATCAGTGCCGGTCGGTCCGGCGGAGCCGGTGGTGGTCGGTGGTGAAGCTCGCGGCGCCGGAGCAGCCGAAGAGCGGTCCGGAGGATGAGGCGGTGCAGCGCACCGACCTCGAGCGTGCCCTGCGCACCCTCAGTCCGGACGATCGGCTCGCCCTGTATCTTCGCTACTACATGGACCTGCCGCTGAACGAGGTGGCGTCGGTCCTCGGCGTCTCGGAGACGGCCGCCAAGTCGCGGATCCACCGCGCCGCGCAGGGATTGAGACCGGCGGTCGACGTCCCCGAGGGGGTGACCTGA